From one Vicinamibacterales bacterium genomic stretch:
- the lat gene encoding L-lysine 6-transaminase, whose translation MKSVTTISPALVHETLGQHILADGYDMVLDVDRSKGRRLWDARRGRAVLDMFSFFATAPLGLNHPKMADPVFREKLLRAALANPTNSDIYTVEFAEFVSTFARVGIPPYLPYAFFVAGGALGVENALKAAMDWKVRRNFRKGLREEKGHQVIHFRDAFHGRTGYTMSLTNTADPRKYQYFAKFDWPRITNPALHFPLNAVEIDRVAAIERQAIGEIEQAFASRRDDIAAIIIEPIQAEGGDNHYRPEFLQALRRLADEHEALLIFDEVQAGVALTGRFWAHQHFGVQPDLLAFGKKMQVCGMLAGPRIDEEPENVFKVSSRLNSTWGGNLVDMVRSTRYLEIIEEDGLVEHAAKAGAHLQAGLEAMQAGRPDVFSNARGRGLMCAIDFPDTATRDKVGDEAYELGLVILSCGRLSLRFRPPLDVTTDEIDEALDIIRRAAKNAGK comes from the coding sequence ATGAAGAGTGTGACCACCATCAGCCCGGCGCTCGTGCACGAGACGCTGGGCCAGCACATACTGGCGGACGGGTACGACATGGTGCTCGACGTCGACCGCAGCAAGGGACGGCGTCTGTGGGACGCGCGCCGCGGTCGCGCCGTACTCGACATGTTCTCGTTCTTCGCCACGGCACCGCTCGGCCTCAACCATCCGAAGATGGCGGACCCGGTGTTCCGGGAGAAACTCCTGCGGGCGGCGCTTGCGAACCCGACCAACTCCGACATCTACACGGTCGAGTTCGCCGAGTTCGTGTCCACGTTCGCGCGCGTGGGAATTCCCCCGTACCTGCCCTATGCCTTCTTCGTGGCGGGCGGCGCGCTGGGCGTCGAGAACGCGCTCAAGGCGGCCATGGACTGGAAGGTCCGCCGCAACTTCCGGAAGGGCCTGCGCGAGGAGAAGGGACACCAGGTCATCCACTTCCGCGATGCGTTCCACGGGCGCACCGGCTACACGATGTCGCTCACGAACACGGCCGATCCGCGGAAGTACCAGTATTTCGCGAAGTTCGACTGGCCGCGGATCACGAACCCGGCGCTGCACTTCCCGCTGAACGCCGTCGAGATCGACCGCGTGGCGGCGATCGAACGGCAGGCGATTGGCGAAATCGAGCAGGCGTTCGCGTCGCGTCGCGATGACATTGCGGCGATCATCATCGAACCGATCCAGGCGGAGGGCGGCGACAACCACTATCGCCCGGAGTTCCTGCAGGCGCTCCGCCGGCTGGCCGACGAGCACGAGGCGCTGCTGATCTTCGACGAGGTGCAGGCGGGCGTGGCCCTGACCGGCCGGTTCTGGGCGCACCAGCACTTCGGCGTGCAGCCGGACCTGCTCGCCTTCGGCAAGAAGATGCAGGTGTGCGGCATGCTGGCCGGCCCGCGCATCGACGAGGAACCCGAGAACGTGTTCAAGGTGTCGAGCCGGCTGAACTCGACCTGGGGCGGAAACCTCGTGGACATGGTCCGCTCGACGCGGTACCTGGAGATCATCGAGGAAGACGGCCTGGTGGAGCATGCGGCAAAGGCTGGCGCGCACCTACAGGCCGGCCTCGAGGCGATGCAGGCCGGGCGGCCCGACGTGTTCTCGAACGCGCGCGGCCGCGGCCTGATGTGCGCCATCGACTTCCCCGACACCGCCACGCGGGACAAGGTGGGCGACGAGGCGTACGAACTCGGGCTCGTGATTCTCAGCTGCGGCCGATTGAGCCTGCGATTCCGTCCACCACTCGACGTGACGACCGACGAGATCGACGAGGCGCTGGACATCATCCGCCGCGCCGCGAAGAACGCGGGCAAGTAG
- a CDS encoding Lrp/AsnC family transcriptional regulator has translation MKAANVFPDLDNRDRLILTLVQRDASLAQSEIARQVGLSTAAVHERLKKLEAAGVIRRWTALVDPQAVGASITAFVEVFLDQPRHESTLLERVIGLDEVLECHHVTGEFSLLLKVRVSNMEALRQLLLHQLGSLEGVSRTRTVVVLATVKEETYVAPVAEGETV, from the coding sequence ATGAAAGCAGCGAATGTTTTCCCAGATCTGGACAACCGTGACCGGCTGATTCTGACGCTGGTTCAGAGGGATGCGTCGCTCGCGCAGTCCGAGATCGCGCGACAGGTCGGGTTGTCGACGGCAGCGGTTCACGAGCGGCTGAAGAAGCTCGAGGCCGCGGGGGTCATTCGCCGCTGGACGGCGCTCGTCGACCCCCAGGCGGTCGGCGCGTCGATCACGGCGTTCGTGGAGGTCTTCCTCGACCAACCGCGTCACGAGTCCACGCTGCTCGAGCGCGTCATCGGGCTGGACGAGGTGCTCGAGTGTCACCACGTCACCGGCGAGTTCTCCCTGTTGCTGAAGGTGCGGGTGAGCAACATGGAAGCGCTGAGGCAGCTGTTGCTCCACCAGTTGGGCTCTCTCGAGGGTGTCAGCCGGACCCGGACCGTGGTCGTGCTCGCGACCGTGAAGGAAGAAACGTACGTTGCCCCAGTCGCCGAAGGAGAGACCGTATGA
- a CDS encoding DUF2239 family protein — translation MELERTYTAFAGDTLVASADVKSMLVRTKKYLDRTGDDRILIFDDHTGAQVDFDFRGTADDVLERLSSHPLFRARERPPAERSGPGRPKLGVLSREVSLLPRHWDWLEQQPNGISAALRRLVDEARKREPASDRARGVRHAASRFMTAMAGNLAGFEEASRALFANDVGRMKALTHGWPRDVRKHLWRLVDESVRLEASENPADE, via the coding sequence ATGGAACTCGAACGGACCTACACCGCCTTTGCCGGCGACACGCTCGTCGCCTCGGCTGACGTCAAGTCCATGCTCGTGCGCACGAAGAAATACCTGGACCGCACAGGCGACGACCGCATCCTCATCTTCGACGACCACACCGGCGCCCAGGTCGACTTCGATTTCCGCGGCACTGCGGATGACGTGCTGGAACGGCTGTCCAGTCATCCGCTCTTCAGGGCCCGAGAGAGGCCTCCAGCCGAGCGCAGTGGTCCCGGTCGTCCGAAACTCGGCGTGCTGTCCCGCGAGGTCTCGCTGCTGCCGCGCCACTGGGACTGGCTCGAACAGCAGCCGAACGGGATATCGGCAGCGCTTCGTCGGCTCGTCGATGAAGCGAGGAAACGGGAGCCGGCCTCCGACCGCGCGCGCGGCGTACGTCATGCGGCGAGCCGGTTCATGACGGCGATGGCGGGCAATCTCGCCGGTTTCGAGGAGGCATCCCGCGCGCTCTTCGCCAACGACGTCGGTCGCATGAAGGCGCTCACGCACGGATGGCCGAGGGATGTTCGGAAGCACCTCTGGCGCCTGGTCGACGAATCGGTGCGCCTCGAGGCGTCGGAGAACCCGGCAGACGAGTGA
- a CDS encoding aspartate ammonia-lyase has translation MKARREQDALGTVELDDDLRYGVHTVRALDNFPLLGRPVHPALARAFGAVKLAAARTNRALGYLDPARADAIERACQELIDGGLVAAIVVDALQGGAGTSTNMNVNEVLANRALEVLHLPHGTYGTVSPLDDLNRHQSTNDTYPTALRIAAIWRNRALEPAVVALQEAFQAKERAFAHVVKVGRTEMQDAVLTTLGREMGAYAEALNRDRWRLNKCEERLRVVNLGGTAIGTGLAAPREFIFRVVDELRDITGLGLARAENLVEATQNADVFVEVSGLLKALASTLVKISGDLRLMSSGPRAGLGEIRLPARQAGSSIMPGKVNPVVPEAVTQAALMAIGHDHVITSAVMMGSLELNPFLPLVAHSLLESFDLLTAACDVLRRHCVDGIEADEARCRRDVESATASATALVPLIGYESANDLVLEAARDGRGLREVAVASGLVTARQFDELTSPEAVCRLGFAARAQALDPDH, from the coding sequence GTGAAGGCCAGACGCGAGCAGGACGCCCTCGGCACCGTGGAACTCGACGACGACCTTCGGTACGGGGTGCATACGGTTCGGGCGCTCGACAACTTCCCCCTGTTAGGGCGGCCGGTACATCCGGCGCTCGCCCGCGCGTTCGGTGCGGTCAAGCTGGCCGCCGCGCGGACCAACCGGGCGCTCGGTTACCTGGATCCGGCCCGGGCGGATGCGATCGAACGTGCCTGCCAGGAACTGATCGACGGCGGCCTCGTCGCGGCGATCGTCGTCGACGCGCTGCAGGGCGGCGCGGGCACCAGCACCAACATGAACGTGAACGAAGTGCTGGCCAACCGGGCGCTCGAGGTCCTGCACCTTCCTCACGGAACGTACGGTACCGTCTCGCCGCTCGACGATCTCAACCGACACCAGAGCACGAACGACACGTACCCGACGGCCTTGCGCATCGCGGCGATCTGGCGAAACCGGGCGCTGGAGCCCGCCGTCGTCGCGCTGCAGGAGGCCTTCCAGGCCAAGGAACGCGCGTTCGCGCACGTCGTGAAGGTCGGCCGCACCGAGATGCAGGACGCGGTGCTCACGACGCTCGGTCGCGAAATGGGTGCCTATGCCGAGGCGCTCAACCGTGACCGCTGGCGGCTCAACAAGTGCGAGGAGCGACTGCGCGTCGTCAACCTCGGAGGGACGGCGATCGGCACCGGTCTGGCCGCGCCGCGAGAGTTCATCTTCAGGGTCGTCGACGAACTTCGCGACATCACCGGCCTCGGACTCGCGCGCGCGGAGAATCTCGTCGAGGCGACGCAGAACGCCGACGTGTTCGTCGAGGTGTCCGGCCTGCTCAAGGCGCTGGCGTCCACCCTCGTGAAGATCTCGGGCGACCTGCGTCTCATGTCGTCGGGGCCGCGCGCGGGGTTGGGTGAGATCCGCCTGCCAGCGCGTCAGGCTGGCTCGAGCATCATGCCGGGCAAGGTGAATCCGGTCGTGCCCGAAGCCGTGACACAGGCGGCGCTGATGGCCATCGGCCATGACCACGTGATCACGTCTGCCGTGATGATGGGCAGCCTCGAACTGAATCCCTTCCTGCCGCTCGTCGCGCACAGCCTGCTCGAGAGCTTCGACCTGCTGACCGCGGCGTGTGACGTGCTGCGACGCCACTGCGTCGACGGCATCGAGGCGGACGAGGCACGTTGTCGCCGCGATGTGGAGAGTGCCACCGCCAGTGCCACGGCGCTCGTGCCTCTGATCGGGTACGAGTCGGCGAACGACCTCGTGCTCGAGGCGGCGCGGGACGGCCGCGGCCTCAGGGAAGTCGCGGTCGCCAGCGGGCTGGTGACGGCCCGACAATTCGATGAGCTGACGAGTCCCGAGGCGGTGTGTCGGCTGGGATTTGCCGCGAGAGCCCAGGCTCTCGACCCCGACCATTGA
- the hydF gene encoding [FeFe] hydrogenase H-cluster maturation GTPase HydF: MQPTPRSLRLHIGIFGRRNVGKSSLLNAITRQEVSIVSEVAGTTTDPVEKPMELLPLGPVQFVDTAGVDDEGALGALRIERTKAVLDRVDLGVIVTEGGAWGPFEETLLGELEARRVPVQVVFNKSDLKRPDAPERERLESVHVPFVVISALDGSGAMTLREALLALAPGDFFDNRRLVADLVPPGEVAVLVVPIDKEAPKGRLILPQVMTIRDLLDSESMALVTQERELRRALGRLTRPPALVVTDSQVFLKVAADVPPDVPMTSFSILMARFQGDLTEQVRGTRGIERLQGGDRVLVAESCSHHPVGEDIGRVKIPRWLTQYVGARLEFEHVQGRDFPRDLSPYRLVVHCGNCVGNRREMLSRIHRCREAGVPITNYGLTIAYSLGILDRALQPFPAALEASRAARA, from the coding sequence ATGCAGCCAACTCCCCGTTCGCTTCGGCTCCACATCGGGATCTTCGGTCGGCGCAACGTCGGCAAGTCGTCGCTGTTGAACGCGATCACGCGTCAGGAGGTGTCCATCGTATCCGAGGTCGCGGGCACGACCACCGATCCTGTCGAGAAACCGATGGAACTGCTGCCGCTCGGTCCGGTGCAGTTCGTGGATACCGCCGGCGTGGACGACGAGGGGGCCCTCGGAGCGCTCCGCATCGAACGGACGAAGGCCGTGCTGGACCGTGTGGACCTGGGGGTCATCGTCACGGAGGGAGGGGCCTGGGGCCCGTTCGAGGAGACGCTGCTCGGCGAACTCGAGGCGCGCCGCGTGCCGGTCCAGGTGGTGTTCAACAAGTCGGACCTGAAGCGTCCCGACGCGCCAGAACGTGAGCGGCTCGAGTCCGTTCACGTGCCGTTCGTCGTCATCTCCGCGCTGGACGGATCCGGTGCGATGACCCTGCGCGAAGCGCTCCTCGCGCTCGCGCCGGGCGATTTCTTCGACAACCGTCGTTTGGTGGCCGATCTCGTGCCGCCCGGCGAAGTTGCCGTGCTCGTTGTCCCGATCGACAAGGAAGCGCCGAAGGGGCGATTGATCCTGCCGCAGGTCATGACGATTCGCGATCTGCTCGACAGCGAGTCGATGGCGCTCGTGACGCAGGAGCGGGAGCTGCGGCGCGCGCTCGGCCGCCTGACGCGGCCGCCGGCGCTCGTCGTGACCGACTCGCAGGTCTTCCTGAAGGTCGCCGCCGACGTGCCGCCGGACGTCCCGATGACGTCGTTTTCGATCCTGATGGCACGCTTCCAGGGCGACCTCACCGAGCAGGTGCGCGGGACGCGCGGCATCGAGCGGTTGCAAGGTGGCGACCGCGTGCTCGTTGCCGAGTCGTGCAGCCATCATCCGGTGGGCGAGGACATCGGCCGTGTGAAGATTCCGCGCTGGCTGACGCAGTACGTCGGTGCGCGCCTGGAGTTCGAACACGTCCAGGGTCGCGACTTCCCCCGAGACCTGTCGCCGTACCGGCTTGTCGTGCACTGCGGCAACTGCGTGGGCAACCGGCGCGAGATGTTGTCGCGCATCCACCGGTGTCGAGAGGCCGGCGTCCCCATCACCAACTACGGCCTGACGATTGCCTACTCGCTTGGGATTCTCGACCGCGCGCTGCAGCCCTTTCCTGCAGCGCTGGAGGCCTCGCGTGCCGCTCGCGCTTGA
- the hydE gene encoding [FeFe] hydrogenase H-cluster radical SAM maturase HydE — MPLALDPLDHDTLVGWLREPDPVALERLWQRADVVRAEHVGDAVHLRGLIEVSNHCVRYCLYCGIRACSPGITRYRMTADEILACAREARRLGYGTVVLQSGEDPELTREFVEDVVRAIKVETGLAVTLSVGERSDGDLMAWKQAGADRFLLRFETSDPDLYRRIHPSLPGTLSDRVAQLLRMREMGYEIGSGVMVGVPGQTYDILARDIELFRDLDIDMIGIGPFLPSPRTPLGGEAAARLCAPDGDQVANSESMTLKAVALTRLVCPEANLPSTTALATIDPATGRELGLVRGANIVMPNVTPPAYRVLYEIYPGKACIHETAQACRGCLEGRIRSIGRVVGSGPGGRRRSAAVLPS, encoded by the coding sequence GTGCCGCTCGCGCTTGATCCTCTCGATCACGACACCCTCGTCGGCTGGCTCCGCGAACCGGATCCGGTCGCTCTCGAACGGCTGTGGCAACGTGCGGACGTCGTCCGTGCTGAACACGTGGGCGACGCCGTTCACTTGCGCGGCCTGATCGAAGTGAGCAATCACTGCGTCCGCTACTGCCTGTACTGCGGGATCCGCGCATGTTCTCCCGGGATCACCCGGTACCGGATGACCGCGGACGAGATCCTGGCGTGTGCCCGCGAGGCCAGGAGGCTCGGCTACGGAACCGTGGTGTTGCAGTCGGGCGAGGACCCCGAGCTGACACGCGAGTTCGTGGAGGACGTCGTGCGGGCGATCAAGGTGGAGACCGGGCTCGCCGTGACGCTGAGCGTTGGGGAGCGGAGTGACGGGGACCTGATGGCCTGGAAACAGGCCGGCGCCGATCGATTCCTGCTCCGCTTCGAGACCTCGGACCCGGACTTGTACCGGCGCATCCATCCCTCGCTGCCGGGCACGCTGTCGGACCGCGTCGCCCAGTTGCTGCGGATGCGCGAGATGGGCTACGAGATCGGCAGCGGGGTGATGGTGGGTGTCCCCGGTCAGACCTACGATATCCTCGCCCGCGACATCGAGTTGTTCCGCGATCTCGACATCGACATGATTGGCATCGGACCCTTCCTTCCCAGCCCGAGGACGCCGCTCGGTGGCGAGGCGGCAGCGCGGCTGTGCGCGCCGGACGGCGACCAGGTGGCCAACAGCGAGTCGATGACGCTCAAGGCAGTCGCGTTGACGCGATTGGTCTGCCCGGAGGCCAACCTGCCCAGCACGACGGCGCTGGCGACGATCGACCCGGCCACGGGCCGCGAGCTGGGGCTGGTGCGCGGTGCGAACATCGTGATGCCCAACGTCACGCCGCCGGCGTATCGCGTGCTGTACGAAATCTACCCGGGGAAGGCCTGCATCCACGAGACCGCGCAGGCGTGCCGCGGCTGTCTCGAAGGCCGCATCCGATCGATCGGCCGTGTCGTCGGCTCGGGCCCCGGCGGACGTCGCCGGAGCGCGGCCGTTCTCCCGAGCTGA
- a CDS encoding ATP-binding protein codes for METLRVLVVDDETGMRMAIARVLSTFTVRVGDQTEAAVNFDVQTAETGEEALERMAAAVPDIVLLDLKLPGISGLDVLRQISERNIQTLTVMITAYATLETAIDATKRGAHDFLPKPFTPDELRVAVRRVVKHLMVQRQARQLALEKRQVRFQFISVLGHELKAPLAAIEGFLQILKDGTAGTDPVVQAQVVDRALARAGGMRRLISELLDLTRIESGQKRREFSQVDVREVAQAALDTAATAAAERRVSLALHAPEHVWIVADRGELEILFNNLVSNAVKYNRDGGRVEVCIEPTDTGVRFQVADTGIGLSPDEAGRLFQEFVRIKNDRTRAIPGTGLGLSIVKKLAQLYGGDVTVESAPNVGSTFLVVLHAQSAQAANPPAPLSVS; via the coding sequence ATGGAAACCCTCCGAGTGCTGGTGGTCGATGACGAGACCGGGATGCGGATGGCGATCGCGCGGGTGCTCAGCACCTTCACGGTGAGGGTCGGCGACCAGACCGAGGCCGCGGTCAACTTCGACGTGCAGACCGCGGAGACCGGCGAGGAGGCCCTCGAACGGATGGCCGCGGCGGTGCCCGACATCGTGCTGCTCGACCTCAAGCTGCCGGGCATCTCCGGCCTCGACGTCCTCAGGCAAATCAGCGAGCGGAACATCCAGACGCTCACGGTGATGATCACCGCCTACGCCACGCTCGAGACGGCCATCGATGCGACCAAGCGCGGCGCCCACGACTTCCTTCCGAAGCCCTTCACTCCCGACGAGCTGCGCGTCGCGGTCCGGCGCGTCGTCAAGCACCTGATGGTGCAGCGGCAGGCGCGGCAGTTGGCCCTGGAGAAGCGCCAGGTGCGCTTCCAGTTCATTTCGGTGCTCGGCCACGAATTGAAGGCGCCGCTCGCGGCGATCGAGGGCTTCCTCCAGATTCTGAAGGACGGCACCGCGGGAACCGATCCGGTGGTCCAGGCGCAGGTGGTGGACCGCGCCCTGGCGCGCGCGGGCGGGATGCGGCGGCTCATCAGCGAACTCCTCGACTTGACGCGCATCGAGTCGGGACAGAAGCGGCGGGAGTTCAGCCAGGTGGACGTCCGCGAGGTGGCCCAGGCGGCGCTCGACACGGCGGCCACGGCAGCTGCCGAGCGGCGGGTGTCCCTGGCACTTCATGCTCCCGAGCACGTGTGGATCGTCGCGGACCGCGGCGAGCTCGAGATCCTCTTCAACAACCTCGTGAGCAACGCGGTGAAGTACAACCGCGACGGCGGCCGTGTCGAGGTGTGTATCGAACCGACGGACACGGGAGTTCGGTTCCAGGTCGCCGACACCGGCATCGGGCTCTCACCTGACGAAGCGGGACGGCTGTTCCAGGAGTTCGTCCGGATCAAGAACGATCGGACGCGGGCCATTCCCGGCACGGGACTCGGGCTGTCGATCGTGAAGAAGCTGGCTCAGTTGTACGGCGGCGACGTCACGGTGGAGAGCGCCCCGAACGTCGGCAGCACCTTCCTCGTCGTGCTCCACGCCCAGAGCGCCCAGGCGGCGAACCCACCGGCGCCGCTCAGCGTGTCCTGA
- a CDS encoding response regulator: MSSTRATINILLVDDDEDFLFQHRIQLENAGFEVTTAATRSQAEEAIRHFTPDLAILDLMMERHDDGFVLSHHLKRAFPGLPIIMVTAVTSETGLSFNPASAAERAWVGADAVLAKPIRFEQLRREMDRLLTVR; this comes from the coding sequence ATGTCAAGCACACGCGCCACCATCAACATCCTCCTCGTGGACGACGACGAGGACTTCTTGTTCCAGCATCGGATTCAGCTGGAGAACGCCGGCTTCGAAGTGACGACCGCCGCCACGCGTTCGCAGGCCGAGGAGGCGATTCGCCACTTCACGCCGGACCTCGCCATCCTCGATCTCATGATGGAACGACACGATGACGGCTTCGTCCTGTCGCATCATCTGAAGCGTGCGTTCCCCGGCCTGCCGATCATCATGGTCACGGCCGTGACCAGCGAGACCGGATTGAGCTTCAACCCCGCGTCCGCCGCGGAACGAGCGTGGGTGGGGGCGGACGCCGTGCTGGCCAAGCCCATCCGCTTCGAGCAACTGCGGCGCGAGATGGACCGGCTGCTGACGGTCAGGTAA
- a CDS encoding [Fe-Fe] hydrogenase large subunit C-terminal domain-containing protein has protein sequence MNATLVPLVSTIGERCRVCYQCVRECPAKAIRIADLKAQVLPERCIGCGVCVKVCTQSAKSVVSAVEAVEALLAGPEPVAAIIAPSFPAEFIDLDYPAVVGTLRALGFASVHEVAFGAELVALEYRRLVSRDTDKLWIATTCPSVVGYVERYYPDLTAALAPIVSPMIATARLLRQAHGGDLRIVFVGPCIAKKRESTELQGEVDEALTFAELRQMVASRDLDPKVVPAFDFDPPQSRGGGLFPLSGGMLQVAGIQEDLVTGHVMVAEGPAEFAQAIKEAESGLLDTRLLEVLFCRGCTMGPGMSSDLPHFGRRARVSQYVRRRIAESDQAAWERRIASYAHVDLSRAYAAKDLRLPVPSPEELQRLLTDLGKPDPTNELNCGACGYSSCRELASAIYRGLAEPEMCLPHSIEHLRETVYELGRSNEELANAQVALVRSEKLASMGQLAAGIAHEVNNPLGVVIMYAHFLMEQIGDKPEYREDLAMVVEQADRCKKIVAGLLDFARQNKVEHDRIDLAELVQRGLRGVAHPLGVEVEVEHQVSDPSIEVDPDQITQVLVNLVSNAFAAMPDGGVLRIRTEDDADHVRIIVSDTGVGIPPEHFPKLFEPFFTTKKVGKGTGLGLAVSYGIVKMHRGDIKVHSNADAARGPTGTTFTVVLPRRRESGATAA, from the coding sequence CCACGATCGGCGAACGGTGCCGCGTCTGCTACCAGTGCGTGCGTGAGTGCCCGGCGAAGGCCATCCGCATCGCCGACCTGAAGGCGCAGGTGCTGCCGGAACGCTGCATCGGCTGCGGCGTGTGCGTGAAGGTGTGCACGCAGTCCGCCAAGAGCGTCGTGTCCGCGGTGGAGGCCGTCGAAGCGCTGCTGGCCGGCCCCGAGCCCGTCGCAGCAATCATCGCGCCCAGCTTCCCGGCCGAGTTCATCGACCTCGACTACCCGGCGGTCGTCGGCACGCTGCGGGCCCTGGGGTTCGCGTCGGTACATGAAGTCGCGTTCGGCGCCGAACTCGTGGCGCTCGAATACCGGCGGCTGGTCTCCCGCGACACCGACAAGCTCTGGATTGCCACGACCTGCCCATCGGTCGTCGGGTACGTCGAGCGCTACTATCCCGACCTCACGGCCGCCCTCGCCCCGATCGTCTCGCCGATGATTGCGACGGCCCGGCTGCTCCGGCAGGCTCACGGCGGTGACCTCCGGATCGTCTTCGTCGGCCCGTGCATCGCCAAGAAGCGCGAGTCAACCGAGCTGCAGGGCGAGGTGGACGAGGCGCTCACCTTCGCCGAACTGCGTCAGATGGTCGCGTCGCGCGATCTCGACCCGAAGGTCGTTCCCGCCTTCGACTTCGATCCGCCCCAGAGCCGTGGCGGCGGCCTGTTCCCGCTCAGCGGCGGCATGCTGCAGGTGGCCGGCATCCAGGAGGATCTCGTCACGGGTCACGTGATGGTCGCCGAAGGCCCCGCCGAGTTCGCGCAGGCCATCAAGGAAGCCGAATCGGGCCTGCTCGACACACGGTTGCTCGAAGTCCTCTTCTGCCGCGGCTGCACGATGGGCCCCGGGATGAGTTCCGATCTGCCGCACTTCGGCCGCCGGGCCCGCGTCAGCCAGTATGTCCGCCGGCGGATCGCGGAAAGCGATCAGGCCGCCTGGGAGAGACGCATCGCCAGCTACGCGCACGTCGATCTCTCCCGCGCCTATGCCGCCAAGGATCTGCGCCTGCCGGTACCGTCGCCGGAAGAGTTGCAGCGGCTGCTGACCGACCTGGGCAAGCCGGATCCGACCAACGAGCTGAACTGCGGGGCGTGCGGGTACTCGAGCTGCCGTGAGCTGGCGAGCGCCATCTACCGCGGTCTGGCCGAGCCCGAGATGTGTCTGCCTCACAGCATCGAGCACCTGCGCGAAACCGTGTACGAACTGGGTCGATCCAACGAGGAACTCGCCAACGCCCAGGTCGCGTTGGTGCGCTCCGAAAAGCTCGCGAGCATGGGCCAGCTCGCGGCCGGGATCGCGCACGAGGTCAACAACCCGCTCGGCGTCGTCATCATGTATGCCCATTTCCTAATGGAGCAGATCGGCGACAAGCCCGAGTACCGCGAAGACCTCGCGATGGTGGTCGAGCAGGCCGATCGCTGCAAGAAGATCGTGGCCGGCCTCCTCGACTTCGCGCGGCAGAACAAGGTGGAGCACGACCGGATCGACCTGGCTGAACTCGTGCAACGCGGCCTCCGCGGCGTCGCGCACCCGCTCGGCGTCGAGGTGGAGGTCGAGCACCAGGTGAGCGACCCGTCCATCGAAGTGGATCCGGACCAAATCACGCAGGTCCTCGTGAATCTCGTCAGCAACGCGTTCGCGGCGATGCCGGACGGCGGCGTGTTGCGGATTCGGACCGAGGATGATGCGGACCACGTCCGCATCATCGTATCGGACACCGGCGTCGGGATCCCGCCCGAACACTTCCCGAAACTCTTCGAGCCGTTCTTCACGACGAAGAAGGTCGGCAAGGGCACCGGTCTCGGCCTCGCGGTCAGCTACGGCATCGTGAAGATGCATCGCGGCGACATCAAAGTCCACTCGAACGCCGACGCCGCCAGAGGTCCGACGGGAACGACGTTCACGGTCGTGCTGCCGCGACGGCGGGAGAGCGGCGCCACGGCGGCCTGA